Proteins co-encoded in one Gemmatimonadota bacterium genomic window:
- a CDS encoding NADH:ubiquinone reductase (Na(+)-transporting) subunit D, with the protein MTAKEAKSLLWTPVFDDNPIGRQVLGVCSALAVTTKLETSIVMSMAVIFVMALSNISVSLIRNHIPSSVRIIVQMTIIAALVIIADEAIQAFAYNISKQLSIFVGLIITNCIIMGRAEGFAMKNPPTHSLLDGLGNGFGYSTILIVVGFFRELLGSGKLLGVDVLPLVTEGGWYMPNGLMLLSPSAFFLIGFFIWVVRAWKPEQVEED; encoded by the coding sequence CTGACGGCGAAAGAAGCCAAAAGCCTGTTATGGACGCCCGTCTTTGATGACAACCCCATCGGGCGTCAGGTATTGGGAGTTTGTTCGGCACTCGCGGTAACCACAAAGCTGGAAACCTCAATCGTCATGTCTATGGCGGTCATTTTTGTTATGGCGCTTTCCAATATATCGGTAAGCCTGATCAGAAATCACATTCCGTCCAGCGTGCGCATCATCGTTCAAATGACCATTATTGCCGCGCTTGTGATTATCGCCGACGAAGCTATCCAGGCATTTGCTTACAATATATCCAAGCAGTTGTCGATCTTTGTCGGACTGATCATTACCAACTGCATCATCATGGGACGTGCCGAAGGATTTGCAATGAAAAATCCCCCCACGCACAGCTTATTAGATGGCCTGGGAAATGGATTTGGTTACAGCACCATCTTAATTGTGGTGGGTTTTTTCCGCGAACTGTTGGGATCGGGTAAACTTCTGGGCGTTGACGTTTTGCCACTCGTCACCGAAGGCGGCTGGTACATGCCCAACGGCTTGATGTTATTATCGCCGAGTGCGTTTTTCTTAATCGGGTTCTTCATCTGGGTTGTGCGAGCGTGGAAACCCGAGCAAGTGGAAGAGGATTAA
- a CDS encoding CBS domain-containing protein, with amino-acid sequence MIMTIQDILDQKGRRVITIGPYHTLDVVLATLIQNSVGALVVQNRIGDLLGIITERDLMREVYNDADLQAVRVEDVMTRDLVTSNPDSDIEYVMAAMTEGRFRHMPIVDEAGRLAGIVSIGDIVKAKLEYVEEEVMIYKDFVTLDWRAS; translated from the coding sequence ATGATCATGACCATTCAAGATATTCTCGACCAAAAAGGTCGCCGCGTGATTACGATTGGCCCTTATCACACATTGGATGTGGTGCTGGCTACGCTGATTCAAAATAGCGTGGGTGCGCTTGTCGTGCAGAATCGAATAGGAGATTTGCTCGGTATTATCACGGAGCGAGATCTGATGCGCGAGGTGTATAATGACGCGGATTTGCAGGCTGTGCGCGTTGAAGATGTGATGACGCGCGATCTTGTTACAAGCAATCCGGATTCCGATATTGAATATGTGATGGCAGCGATGACAGAGGGACGATTCCGGCACATGCCGATTGTTGACGAGGCGGGTCGTCTCGCTGGCATTGTGTCGATTGGCGATATTGTTAAGGCCAAGTTGGAATATGTTGAGGAAGAAGTGATGATATACAAGGACTTTGTCACGCTGGATTGGCGGGCATCATAA
- the nqrE gene encoding NADH:ubiquinone reductase (Na(+)-transporting) subunit E translates to MAEHYISLFVKAVFVENMALAFFLGMCTYLAVSKQVTTAVGLGIAVIVVQTITVPINNLIFTHVLTEGALAWAGLPNVDLTFLGLVTYIGVIAAMIQILEMVLDKYVPTLYNALGIFLPLITVNCAILGGSLLMVERDFNFSESVVFGLGSGTGWALAIVGLAGIREKMKYSNVPPALRGLGITFMTVGLMAMAFMLFSGIQL, encoded by the coding sequence ATGGCCGAACACTATATCAGCTTATTTGTCAAAGCCGTTTTTGTCGAAAATATGGCCCTCGCTTTCTTCCTGGGCATGTGTACATATCTCGCCGTCTCCAAACAGGTGACAACCGCTGTCGGACTGGGCATTGCGGTGATCGTGGTGCAGACGATTACAGTGCCGATCAACAACCTCATTTTTACCCATGTCCTGACCGAAGGCGCGCTCGCCTGGGCGGGTTTGCCAAATGTGGATCTCACATTTTTGGGCCTGGTCACATATATCGGCGTCATCGCCGCGATGATTCAAATTCTGGAAATGGTACTGGACAAATACGTACCCACCCTGTACAACGCCCTGGGCATATTCTTGCCGCTCATCACAGTGAACTGTGCCATCCTGGGCGGTTCGCTACTCATGGTCGAGCGCGACTTTAACTTTTCAGAAAGCGTCGTCTTTGGACTGGGCAGTGGCACGGGCTGGGCGCTCGCCATAGTCGGGCTGGCGGGCATACGCGAAAAAATGAAATACAGCAATGTCCCACCTGCATTGCGTGGGCTGGGCATTACATTTATGACCGTAGGATTGATGGCAATGGCATTTATGCTCTTTTCGGGGATTCAACTTTAG
- a CDS encoding NADH:ubiquinone reductase (Na(+)-transporting) subunit F, whose protein sequence is MEDVRLILLSVGMFTTIVLMLVAVILIARSRLVASGQAHITINDDPDHSISVPMGGKLLNTLADNKIFVSSACGGGGTCGQCKVTISEGGGDILATERSHINRKEAREGCRLSCQVTVKGDMDIEVPAEVFSIKKWDCKVLSNYNVATFIKELVLELPPGEDVGFRAGGFIQIECPPHTVDYHDFDIKAADGEDRFRSTWDHFNVWDNVSVVDEPVFRAYSMANYPEEKGVIMLNIRVASPPPGTTGIPPGKMSSWTFDLKPGDDVTISGPYGEFFAKETDAEMIFIGGGAGMAPMRSHIFDQFKRIGTDRKVTFWYGARSLNEMFYVDDFDGLQREHDNFTWHVALSDPMPEDNWTGLTGFIHQVLYDEYLKDHPAPEDCEYYICGPPLMLVACMDMLDDMGVEPENILFDDFGG, encoded by the coding sequence ATGGAAGACGTAAGGCTAATTTTACTCAGTGTAGGAATGTTTACCACCATTGTACTGATGCTGGTAGCGGTTATACTCATTGCCAGATCGCGATTGGTTGCCTCGGGACAGGCTCACATCACCATCAACGACGATCCCGACCACAGCATTTCGGTTCCCATGGGCGGCAAATTGCTCAACACATTGGCCGACAATAAAATTTTTGTATCCTCCGCATGCGGCGGAGGCGGCACCTGTGGACAGTGCAAAGTGACGATCAGCGAAGGCGGCGGCGATATCTTAGCCACCGAGCGATCGCACATCAACCGCAAAGAAGCGCGGGAAGGGTGTCGGCTTTCGTGCCAGGTAACAGTGAAAGGCGATATGGATATCGAAGTACCCGCCGAAGTATTTAGCATCAAAAAGTGGGACTGCAAAGTGCTCTCAAATTACAATGTCGCCACATTCATCAAAGAACTCGTCCTCGAACTGCCGCCAGGGGAAGACGTCGGGTTCCGAGCCGGTGGTTTTATTCAAATCGAATGTCCACCCCACACCGTTGACTACCACGACTTCGATATCAAAGCCGCCGACGGGGAAGACCGCTTCAGAAGCACCTGGGATCATTTCAACGTATGGGACAATGTCTCGGTAGTAGATGAACCCGTCTTCCGCGCGTACTCGATGGCGAATTATCCCGAAGAAAAAGGGGTCATCATGCTCAACATCCGCGTGGCGTCTCCCCCTCCGGGCACAACGGGCATACCACCGGGCAAAATGTCGTCGTGGACTTTTGATCTAAAACCCGGCGATGACGTGACCATTTCGGGACCCTATGGAGAGTTCTTTGCCAAAGAAACCGATGCCGAAATGATCTTCATCGGTGGCGGCGCTGGCATGGCGCCCATGCGGTCGCACATCTTCGATCAATTCAAACGCATTGGGACAGACCGCAAAGTAACCTTCTGGTATGGCGCGCGCAGCCTGAATGAAATGTTCTATGTCGATGACTTCGACGGATTGCAGCGCGAACACGACAACTTTACATGGCATGTGGCACTATCCGACCCCATGCCAGAAGACAACTGGACGGGCCTGACCGGGTTTATTCACCAGGTCCTCTACGATGAATACTTAAAAGATCACCCGGCACCTGAAGATTGTGAATATTATATCTGCGGTCCCCCACTGATGTTAGTGGCCTGCATGGATATGCTGGACGATATGGGCGTGGAACCCGAGAATATCTTATTCGACGACTTTGGCGGATAA